From the genome of Pungitius pungitius chromosome 21, fPunPun2.1, whole genome shotgun sequence, one region includes:
- the si:dkey-21c1.4 gene encoding nascent polypeptide-associated complex subunit alpha, muscle-specific form, whose amino-acid sequence MSSEVCPFCGKIYKRLKSHLPHCKAAASPDTPPTKRVAASETTTTTSSSAQLVAPYSGPAAEPTQALAVTLIPRLKKKSKKKSAAPSPDSAPLPPPTEKTRQKPPRRIEGAVVPPSITGSLASSLSPPLPPPPVPKKQSLRASIEAAKTKRASEGAGSASEDRPSGSAPSAARREDGALPAAPSTADRPTAASEKKAARAKRAAEYLSATKDAPSSPDSRGHQSGARARAEFWAEGGREVEESSVNEVFLKPGSGHRAGISLQDVRATLGRASGPRRPAGTSVLSRVETTDKAAPAPPASPAAFPLLPGQLPPPPRAVSAHGGGAQMAPTHTRLSDPLPAAGGEASRGGDGLRSWLGVREQNAAGKGPEGALAQRRLAQVKLKELPEWLNRRSPSHPRDVVQMVQGGWRWYNKRYIDVKKGGVGGLGMLLAGYCALGYIWSYPHLKRDRWRKYH is encoded by the exons ATGAGCTCTG aGGTGTGCCCCTTCTGCGGCAAAATTTACAAAAGGCTAAAGAGTCACCTGCCGCACTGCAAGGCGGCAGCGAGCCCCGACACACCTCCGACCAAACGTGTCGCGGCGAGcgagacgacgacgacgacgtcaTCGTCTGCACAGCTGGTCGCGCCCTACAGCGGACCAGCGGCTGAGCCCACGCAGGCCTTGGCGGTGACGTTGATTCCGCGtttaaagaagaagagcaagaaGAAGTCTGCAGCGCCGTCCCCGGATTCTGCGCCACTTCCGCCTCCGACTGAGAAGACGAGGCAAAAGCCGCCGCGGCGGATCGAGGGCGCCGTCgttcctccctccatcaccgGTTCCCTCGCCTCCTCTCTGTCGCCGCCTCTGCCGCCGCCCCCCGTCCCCAAAAAGCAGAGTCTCCGTGCTTCGATAGAAGCAGCAAAGACCAAACGCGCCTCTGAGGGAGCCGGATCGGCCTCGGAAGACCGGCCCTCGGGTTCAGCTCCATCGGCGGCCAGGAGAGAGGACGGCGCCCTTCCTGCCGCTCCGTCCACAGCCGACAGACCCACGGCGGCCTCTGAAAAGAAGGCGGCGCGGGCCAAGAGGGCCGCAGAATACCTCTCCGCAACCAAAGATGCCCCCAGCTCGCCGGACTCTCGAGGCCACCAAAGCGGTGCTCGTGCGAGAGCCGAGTTCTGGGCGGAGGGCGGCCGGGAAGTTGAGGAGTCATCTGTGAACGAGGTGTTCTTGAAACCAGGAAGCGGCCACAGGGCCGGGATCTCCCTCCAGGACGTCAGAGCCACGCTCGGGCGAGCCAGCGGCCCCCGTCGGCCCGCCGGGACCAGCGTCCTGAGCCGGGTTGAAACCACCGACAAAGCGGCTCCGGCTCCACCTGCCTCCCCTGCGGCCTTCCCGCTCCTTCCCGGCCAGCTGCCCCCGCCGCCGCGCGCCGTCAgcgcccacggggggggggcgcagatggCGCCGACGCACACGCGGCTTTCCGACCCTCtgccggcagcggggggggaggcgtcGAGAGGTGGCGACGGGTTGAGGTCGTGGCTCGGGGTCAGGGAACAAAACGCAGCCGGCAAGGGACCTGAAG GTGCTCTCGCACAGCGGCGTCTTGCCCAGGTGAAACTGAAGGAGTTGCCCGAGTGGCTCAACCGCAGGAGCCCCAGCCACCCGAGAGACGTGGTGCAAATGGTGCAAGGAG GCTGGCGGTGGTATAACAAGAGGTACATTGACGTGAAGAAAGGCGGTGTAGGTGGACTGGGCATGTTGTTGGCGGGGTACTGTGCGCTCGGCTACATCTGGAGTTACCCTCatctga agcgtGATCGCTGGAGGAAGTACCACTAA